CAAGGAACATTTCTGGTTGTTTCTAAACATATGTAAGAGTTAAACAGCTAAgctgtgtcagagagagaggctACCCAATGGGATACTCTCACGCAAACTCCATCACCACCCAGGAAGAGCCTTGCTACCTCCTCTGTTGACATAGAGTCCCTTCTCGTTCTTCTCCCCTTTCAGGGCTTTGTTGAGGAGCAGCAGCGCCTCTTCGAAGAAGCCCTGAGTATAGCAGTGCACTGCAAAGTCGTTGTACGTGAGCAGGAGCTGCCGTTGTGCCTCCATGGCCACAGCTCCCTTTTCTTCACAGAGCTCTGTGGCCTTGATGTAATCATCAATGGCTGAGTTGAAGTCTTTGAGCCTTCTGTGTAGAGTCCCTCTGCCATGAAGGGAGGGAGACAGGATTAGAGCCCACTGGTTAAGGAGCAATTAAAATGATAGGGGCGTTCAGACCCTGGAGCCAGCACGCACTCACTAGTGCGGACTCCCACTCCCCTTAGTGGGTCACAGAGAGCCACCTCAGTAAGGACTGGATACAATGGGGTCTCTACCTGAAGATTAAGTATCCTGCATCAAAGGGGCTGTTCTCTATGGCAAAGGTGATTTTGAGCAGGGCATCCTTCAAGTTTCCCTTCAAGGCCTTATTCATAGCCTGGTTCTTGGCTTTCTGTGCTCGTTTCAGCAGCCTCCGCATTTGAACCTGAGCTTCTTTGTGCTGCGGCTCCAGCGCAATGGCCTCCTGGATGTCCTGGTAACACAAGATAGCCTGGGAACAGAGGTTAGGAGAATACTAAGAACTTGCACTCTCCTCCCTCTGTTACCGAACACTTTACAAAGGGGAActcaggatcattatccccattttgcagacaggGAATTTGAGACAcagatttgcccaaggccacacactgCATCAATGGCAGAGCCAACACTAGAAACCCAAATCTCCTGGCTCCCAATCTGGTGCTTGTCCACTAGGTCACACTGGGCAAGAGGCAGTTTCTCTGATCTGTCTCATTCTGTCTATGCATTTGCCACACCGCTTTGAGCAGCTGATAAAACAGGAAAACAGGTGGCTCAATGGATTCTCCAGAATCCTGTCATTCAGACCCTGATTTCTAACCAAGGGCACCAGTTGTTCCTGCAGGTGCAGGGCAAGAGGAGTCCCGTTTCTAACaggaaatacaaaacagaaataagaTCTCCAGTTACTATCTCTGATCTCCTCAGGGTTGAGGGCACCACACTTCTGCTGAGCCAAGAAACGTGTGATCTCCCATCAAAGAAAAGTACACTACCCACAGAGTGAGGCTCTGCTTCCATCTCTCTGCCTGCTTTCTATAGACCAAGGAGGGAGAAGGCTCTGAAATGGTGTAGGATTCCATGGCCAAACAGGAGGGGAAGGTAagagccctgccccagaggtgcgGAAtcccacagcccaggaggctgttacCTAGAAGCGATAGAAACCATCAGTTTCTcaaaaggagtgagagcagctggAAAGGTTTAGAATCATGTCTCTTGAAACCAATTTGATGCTTTATGCTAACTGATTAACCACAGAGCAACTTAGCTCTTCTCTGTCCTTAGGAAGCAATTCCATATCCAGCCTTGCACGTATGCTGTTGCTTCCCATTACTTAGGTAACTATCAATTCACCCAGCAAAGGGTTAATCCTGGAGCTGGAAGTTTTGACCCATTGTCCGGCAGATTGAGAACGGTAGCTATAGGCCACATTGGGACAGGAATGACTGTTCTGTGAAAATTCCCTGCAGCCAGCACACCCTGGGCAGAGTAGGTGCCCCTACCCGACTGAAGTGCTCATTCAGCTTGGCTCTCAGGATGTACAGATCTGGGTTCTTTGAGTCCTGATCTAGCTCTTCATTGACGAGCCGAAAACAGTCATGGTATCTGTTCAGGGCAGCAAGACAGGAAAtgctagaaagaaaaagaaagggcaTCATAAAGTACCAATGGAGAATACAGTTGTTAGAAAGGCTAGGATAAAGACATTCCCTATCCCAGTTTACCTCCTCCTGCGATAGACTGAGTTGTCAGGCTGCAGTTCTGAGGCTCGAGTGAAGGACTCTAAAGCATCCCCATAGACCTCTTGGTCAAACAGAGACTGGCCCTGCGGATTCAAATCCCACAGCACAGAATCAGTCAGACTCAGGCCACCTGCCCATTGCTCCAGGTTAACGAGAGAGACAgagcatcctctctctctctctccaactaATCCAGGAACGGAAGAGGAGATGCAGCTGCACTAAATACCATTCCCTCCTAGCTGGAAAGCACTGAGCATGCATGAACCCCAAATGGGACTTTTGGCTCTTCCTGTGCTGCAAATAAATTAGCATGTGGAGAGGAGGCCCCAGCAGACTAGGCATGAATATGAACAGTAGAAACATGAAACCTTTCAGAGAGGAAGGATTGGAGAGAATCCCCTATCCCCAAATATAAGTATGCACAAAGGACTCTCTCTTGGAAATCCAAGATCATGTTGACTTCCACTTCAAGTAGCATCTTCAGGTTTCCCTCAAGATCAGAGGTCAGACACTAGACCCAGTATGCTAATGCTGATAGTGAAAGATCAAGGAAAGGCACGTGGCGGGGATAGGGAAGGCTGGTGCCAGCTGGTAGGGGCTATTCTGTACCCTTCACCTGCAGGTAAAGAATGAAGGCCATGCGCTCTACATATTCTTCCTTTGCAGAGGACAAGGAATACGCCTTTCTGAGGTTCAGCACAGCAGACTGGAAATCACAGAGCTTGAGAAAGGCTTCTGCCTTCTGTACATAGAACTCCACCTGCAAATGCACCCACAGACATTCCTCAGTCCTGGAGGATAACTTTCTTCCTTATCCTGTTTATCCTTTATCTGGACACATTGAAACTAACCCTTTGAGACTCATCACTGCAATCCCGCCCAGACAGATTTTAATATATGCCAATGACATTCTTCATTTGATAATCTTGGAAACGCAAGAACATTACAGGCTTTGTCCTTCCCGCTGAAGGACTCCATATCCCCATGCCATGCAAGGTGGGCTTGTAACTTCACCTAACTATGCCTGTTCTGCATTCCCCCTTGCCTAATCACGTTCCTCTTACCTGTTGGGGGTTCAGGTTAATGGCTTTGGAATAACAAATGACAGCTTTCTCCCACTCGCCTTGGGAGAAGAACACCTTCCCTCTCTGACAGCTGTGATGAGAAGACAGCATTATGAGCTAATGCAGAAGTAcatttcccctccctgcagcacagccttTGTGACAGTCACAGACCCATGGGAGcgctgactcagtttccctacctgtaaacTGGAGATAATAATTGTATCTGCAAGGGTGTTAcgaggcttaattcattattCGTTAAGCATATGGAGAGCTTTGGGTGGAAGGTAGTAGAAAAGAGGACAACTGTCTCTACAAGCACACTAGCCAGTGTTCTGAGCCTTCTCAAGATCAAAAAGGGGAACTTGCAGGACCACAGCTCTGCTAATTGACCAGCACTGCCCACCTATTGATTCTGCAGCAGACTCTGGTGACCCCACTGCTCATATGCTTAGGGAGAACAGATTCTGAAATGCAGGAACTGGGGACTACCAGTAGACACTAGTAATGGGATAAAGATGCTATCATCTCTAGGTCACTCGGTCATATGCTCCTCAGCTTGGTAGTCACTGAAGCCACCTGACAGTTGTTTGGTGGCCTCACCATATTTAtagagtctgtcatggaggttaGAGGACCTATGATTTTCCTAGGTTTTATCCTAAAATGGGCTATGGGTGAGTGTCTCTGTTCTGCCTGTTCTGATGTGAGGAAATCAAGGGGCAGTCAGCACAGTGAAACATCAGACAGTCTTCCAGATGGCAGTTCAACTGCAGATAATCTGCCCTCACTTTTAGAAAATTACCTAGCATGGCAGCCATTTCTGGTGAAAATTCCCAGCTTAAGTTACTaggtctcagttcagttcctagaGGACAGGTTACACCATCACAGTATGCTCTTATTGGGTCCTGGCTGGCAATCTCAACAGAGAGATCAAGGACCAAGCAGGCTGTGCAGCCTGACCTCCCTCTTGCCCATAGAAGGGAACCCACCAGAGCAGGCTTAGGgcacagtggctgggcaggggaaACTGCagcccatgctgtacctgttctgtggataaatcaGACACCAGTACCCCAGGACTGTCATTCCTCGAACCAGTACTAAGtaaggttttttaaaagtttggttCCCAGCCTCCTTGCAGGACGTGGACAAGAAACCAGGTGTTTGTAACAGTGAAAATGTATGAAGTGTTTGCTGGGCACTcactgctcctgtatctttttcTGCACAATCGCTGTCGGGGACTTCACTCCGCTGGGGTCCTTGATGTCTCGCAGAGTCTGGCTGGACCCAAAGATCTGTCGCAGGGATCTCTCCCGGAGATCCTCTTTGGACACAGCAGTCAGGAACAGCCCTTTAGTCTCTGTCTTCATCTCCAGTCGcacctgcagggagagaggctgATGGTCactcttcctccccgcccc
This region of Eretmochelys imbricata isolate rEreImb1 chromosome 16, rEreImb1.hap1, whole genome shotgun sequence genomic DNA includes:
- the TTC16 gene encoding tetratricopeptide repeat protein 16; translation: MEPSHSGPAPSCLDTACLATRDAAAGMARAVAPQEEPGQSKVRLEMKTETKGLFLTAVSKEDLRERSLRQIFGSSQTLRDIKDPSGVKSPTAIVQKKIQEHCQRGKVFFSQGEWEKAVICYSKAINLNPQQVEFYVQKAEAFLKLCDFQSAVLNLRKAYSLSSAKEEYVERMAFILYLQGQSLFDQEVYGDALESFTRASELQPDNSVYRRRSISCLAALNRYHDCFRLVNEELDQDSKNPDLYILRAKLNEHFSRAILCYQDIQEAIALEPQHKEAQVQMRRLLKRAQKAKNQAMNKALKGNLKDALLKITFAIENSPFDAGYLIFRGTLHRRLKDFNSAIDDYIKATELCEEKGAVAMEAQRQLLLTYNDFAVHCYTQGFFEEALLLLNKALKGEKNEKGLYVNRGDCLFRLGELTFALADYQQALELSPMDFSLRRRVGMLLDELGLQEHKQGKYQQAVYCFSGAIESNPRLPHYYLHRAKSRLFLQDVMSAKEDVIITLLLDPENEAPYLMMEGGRTLSFSTHLAIQLISFPQQVLPVVTSLFPGQPIQDIISSKIAEVAKTILERKLQACPYSNSPAKLQWPPGAIEDEPKKPGAQREEPERALKDSESIISPCATEQELYKQIAISRRRVNKVSEAVVEEKK